The proteins below are encoded in one region of Bacillus vallismortis:
- a CDS encoding phage major capsid protein, with protein sequence MLTEKIKELRSQIIKKQTAINTKITDAQKRAEEDKLDEATALKGEITSLKEELDGLQKKLAEYEELAGLKPENQAPAGGKEEDDEEKRSMHGGGFRTIIKPAKTEEVRAFEEFLRSKGEQRDGLKSDGAEAIIPIDVITKPQQEPEDVVDLAAIVNNVNVTTASGSYPVLANADTGLVSVAELEKNPELAKPKFNKVPWTVETYRGHLPISQEAIDDSGVDLTAIVANHLQQVKRITKNTKVAEVLRSFPAKSVTGTDEIKRILNVDLKQAYARNIVATASAFQFLDTLKDKNGQYILRQDISTPTGKMLLGSQVNVVDDTVLGEKAGDAVMFIGDLKKAVFFANRVEATAKWVENDVYGQVLSLAVRFDVKKADEKAGYFVTINQTTTSTEDQSAVDVGQ encoded by the coding sequence ATGTTAACTGAAAAAATTAAGGAATTACGATCACAGATTATTAAAAAACAAACGGCCATTAATACAAAAATCACAGATGCCCAAAAACGAGCAGAGGAAGACAAGCTGGACGAAGCTACAGCTCTGAAAGGTGAAATTACCTCCTTGAAAGAAGAGCTTGACGGTCTGCAGAAAAAGCTTGCGGAGTATGAAGAGTTAGCAGGACTTAAACCGGAGAACCAAGCACCAGCTGGGGGTAAAGAAGAAGATGACGAGGAGAAAAGATCAATGCATGGCGGTGGCTTCCGTACAATCATAAAACCAGCTAAGACAGAAGAGGTAAGAGCTTTTGAAGAGTTTCTACGTTCTAAAGGAGAACAGAGGGACGGGTTGAAATCTGATGGCGCTGAGGCGATTATTCCAATTGATGTAATTACTAAGCCACAACAGGAACCGGAAGATGTTGTGGATCTTGCCGCAATTGTTAATAACGTGAACGTAACAACTGCCTCTGGTAGTTATCCGGTACTAGCAAACGCTGATACGGGTCTAGTTTCTGTGGCGGAATTAGAGAAAAATCCTGAATTGGCCAAACCTAAGTTCAATAAAGTACCTTGGACCGTAGAAACATATCGCGGTCATCTGCCTATTTCTCAGGAGGCTATTGATGATTCGGGTGTGGATTTGACTGCTATTGTGGCAAATCATCTGCAGCAGGTTAAACGTATCACGAAAAATACAAAAGTGGCGGAGGTTCTGCGATCATTCCCAGCCAAATCAGTGACAGGTACAGACGAAATCAAACGCATTTTAAATGTTGATTTAAAGCAAGCTTACGCCAGAAATATTGTTGCGACTGCATCAGCGTTTCAATTCCTTGATACGTTGAAAGATAAAAACGGCCAGTACATTTTACGTCAGGACATTTCTACGCCAACAGGAAAGATGCTGCTTGGTAGTCAGGTCAATGTTGTAGACGATACTGTTTTAGGCGAGAAAGCCGGCGACGCGGTTATGTTTATCGGAGACTTGAAAAAAGCCGTCTTCTTCGCAAATCGTGTGGAGGCTACGGCTAAATGGGTTGAGAATGACGTTTACGGTCAAGTCCTTTCCCTGGCAGTTCGTTTCGATGTGAAAAAAGCTGATGAGAAAGCCGGCTACTTTGTCACTATTAATCAAACGACAACTAGCACAGAAGACCAGTCAGCGGTAGACGTAGGTCAATAA